In the Borrelia turicatae 91E135 genome, one interval contains:
- a CDS encoding CoA-disulfide reductase yields the protein MKIIIIGGTAAGTSAAAKAKRTNKELNITIYEKTNTTSFGACGLPYFIGGFFDEPNNMIARTPDEFEQNGISVFTEHEVMRVDIKNNTLQVKNLQTKQIFNDTYDKLMIATGGNPIIPPISNIQLSNFYTLRNMQDGKEIKKLFKKKDIKDIVIIGAGYIGIEMVEAAKALEKNVRIIQLDKRILTESFDREITNIMEEELIKNNVLLHTDEFAKSLIGKEKVKGIITNKSEYKADLVILSTGIKPATEFLEGQLETLKNGAIIVNEYGETSVKNIFSAGDCATIYNLVSKKNDYIPLATTANKLGKVIGENLAGRHVAFKGTLGSASIKVLSLEAARAGLTEETALKLGIKYKTVFIKDKNHTNYYPNQEDLYIKLIYNEETKEIIGAQTIGKNGAAIRMHALSLAIYSKLTTNEIGMMDFAYSPPFSKTWDALNVAGNAAK from the coding sequence ATGAAAATAATAATTATTGGAGGAACTGCTGCAGGAACTAGTGCTGCTGCAAAAGCAAAACGAACAAATAAAGAATTAAACATCACCATTTATGAGAAAACAAATACTACATCTTTTGGAGCTTGTGGATTACCATATTTCATTGGAGGATTTTTTGATGAACCAAACAACATGATAGCCAGAACACCTGATGAATTTGAACAAAATGGAATATCAGTATTCACTGAACATGAGGTTATGAGAGTAGATATCAAAAATAATACCCTTCAAGTAAAAAACCTTCAAACAAAACAGATATTCAATGATACTTATGATAAATTAATGATTGCAACTGGGGGCAATCCCATCATCCCACCAATTAGCAACATCCAACTAAGTAACTTTTATACTCTAAGAAATATGCAAGATGGAAAAGAAATAAAAAAACTTTTTAAGAAGAAAGATATAAAAGACATAGTAATAATTGGAGCTGGATATATTGGAATTGAAATGGTAGAAGCTGCTAAAGCTTTAGAAAAAAATGTAAGAATAATTCAACTAGATAAACGAATACTAACCGAATCGTTTGACAGAGAAATTACTAATATCATGGAAGAAGAATTAATAAAAAACAATGTTCTACTCCACACAGATGAATTTGCAAAAAGCTTAATAGGAAAAGAAAAAGTTAAGGGAATCATTACAAATAAATCCGAATATAAAGCGGATCTTGTAATTCTTTCCACCGGTATCAAACCTGCTACTGAATTCTTAGAAGGTCAACTTGAGACCCTAAAAAATGGTGCAATCATTGTCAATGAATATGGAGAAACCAGCGTAAAAAACATTTTTTCTGCTGGGGATTGCGCCACAATTTATAATCTTGTAAGTAAAAAAAATGATTATATCCCCCTTGCAACAACAGCTAACAAACTAGGAAAAGTAATTGGTGAAAATCTAGCAGGAAGACACGTTGCTTTTAAAGGAACACTAGGCTCTGCATCAATTAAAGTCTTATCGCTTGAAGCAGCCAGGGCTGGTCTTACAGAAGAAACTGCTTTAAAGCTTGGAATTAAATATAAAACAGTATTTATAAAAGACAAAAACCATACAAATTATTACCCAAATCAAGAAGATTTGTATATTAAACTGATATACAATGAAGAAACAAAAGAAATCATTGGGGCACAAACAATTGGCAAAAATGGAGCTGCAATAAGAATGCATGCATTATCCTTAGCGATCTATTCAAAACTTACAACAAATGAAATTGGAATGATGGATTTTGCATATTCTCCACCATTCTCAAAAACTTGGGATGCATTAAATGTTGCAGGCAATGCAGCAAAATAA
- a CDS encoding P-loop NTPase encodes MTKIIPVASGKGGVGKTSFVANIGYKLACLGKTVILVDLDLGGSNLHTCLGVKNTGVGIGSFINKREKDFSSLIIKTPYKKLYLIPGDALYTGTANIPFSIKKRIIDSIQRDLVADFVFIDLGSGTSYNTVDFYLSAYSGIIVTVPETPSILNAYSFLKNALYRLLYLGFPPKSAEREYISNFFKNKIEGTNVKFKDLVTGIEVISLSSSLKIKKMMNSFYPRVVLNRIESSEEIAMCENLINVVKNNINIPVEFIGFIPFAKSFRESVNNRIPFIDFDKNSKLNKYFEFIAGNLIKSPVEGSPYIYDDIYDMIKDQSQFIRN; translated from the coding sequence ATGACTAAGATTATTCCTGTTGCAAGTGGAAAGGGAGGTGTTGGAAAAACATCTTTTGTTGCTAATATTGGTTATAAACTTGCATGTTTAGGTAAAACTGTAATACTTGTTGATCTTGACCTTGGTGGGTCTAATCTGCATACATGTTTAGGGGTTAAGAATACTGGTGTTGGAATAGGTTCCTTTATTAATAAGCGTGAAAAAGATTTTTCAAGTTTAATTATTAAAACACCTTATAAAAAGCTTTATCTGATTCCAGGAGATGCTCTTTATACGGGAACAGCCAATATTCCTTTTTCTATTAAAAAAAGAATAATAGACTCGATTCAAAGAGATCTTGTTGCTGATTTTGTTTTTATAGATTTAGGTTCAGGTACATCTTATAATACAGTGGATTTTTATTTATCAGCTTACAGTGGTATAATCGTTACTGTTCCAGAAACCCCTTCCATACTTAACGCTTATTCTTTTTTGAAAAATGCACTGTATCGGCTTTTATATCTGGGGTTTCCCCCAAAGAGTGCTGAACGTGAATATATTAGTAATTTTTTTAAAAATAAAATAGAAGGTACAAACGTTAAGTTTAAAGATTTAGTTACAGGAATTGAAGTCATATCTTTAAGTTCATCACTTAAGATAAAAAAGATGATGAACAGTTTTTATCCTAGAGTTGTACTAAATAGGATAGAATCTAGCGAAGAAATAGCTATGTGTGAAAATTTAATCAATGTTGTTAAAAATAATATTAATATACCAGTAGAATTTATTGGTTTTATTCCGTTTGCAAAGAGTTTTAGAGAATCTGTTAATAATAGAATTCCATTTATTGATTTTGATAAAAATTCAAAGCTCAATAAATATTTTGAGTTTATTGCAGGTAATTTGATTAAGTCTCCTGTTGAAGGTTCACCTTATATTTATGATGATATATACGATATGATTAAGGATCAAAGTCAATTTATTAGGAATTAA
- a CDS encoding ATP-dependent 6-phosphofructokinase, with translation MHRLRNKNLDFKIENLGECKQDNPLINFYADESHIHFTGEANKIRFNVYKNDEAWDQYENIFLEKAGPRHKIYFIPKHVKAAITTCGGLCPGFNDVIRSIVRTLWKVYGVHNIYGVKFGYQGLLPDSNLSFVELNPDVVDDINQLGGTILGSSRGGIKPVEIVDTLERMGINMLFNIGGDGTQKGSVLIAEEIERRNLKIAVVGIPKTIDNDFMFVQKSFGFETAVEQSVAAVAGAHFEANSAYNGIGLVKVMGRDSGFIAAHTALSSNDVNFCLIPELDFDIEGPNGLLEHLERRLLAKENLDEMPHAVILIAEGAGQKYFDPSSRKKDDSGNLLYEDIGLYIKDKINTYFKSKNISINLKYIDPSYLVRSSPANASDSLYCARLGSNAVHAAMAGKTKLLISLWSTKFVHIPIKMAVIARNKVNINGSFWRDVLASTGQPFSMKNEK, from the coding sequence ATGCATAGACTTAGGAATAAGAATTTAGATTTTAAAATAGAAAATTTAGGAGAATGTAAGCAAGATAATCCTTTGATTAATTTTTATGCTGATGAGAGTCATATTCATTTTACTGGTGAGGCTAATAAGATTAGATTTAATGTTTATAAAAATGACGAGGCTTGGGATCAATATGAGAATATTTTTTTAGAAAAAGCCGGACCTAGACATAAAATTTATTTTATTCCAAAGCATGTTAAAGCGGCAATTACTACTTGTGGAGGTCTTTGTCCAGGTTTTAATGATGTTATTCGTTCCATTGTTAGAACTTTATGGAAAGTATATGGAGTGCATAATATTTATGGAGTTAAATTCGGATATCAGGGACTTTTGCCAGATTCTAATTTAAGTTTTGTTGAGCTAAATCCTGATGTAGTAGATGATATTAATCAACTTGGTGGTACAATACTTGGTTCATCAAGAGGAGGAATTAAACCTGTTGAAATAGTTGATACTTTGGAGAGAATGGGCATTAATATGCTCTTTAATATCGGTGGAGATGGAACACAAAAAGGTTCTGTTCTAATTGCTGAGGAAATAGAGAGGAGAAATTTGAAGATTGCTGTTGTAGGTATTCCAAAGACAATAGATAATGATTTTATGTTTGTTCAAAAATCTTTTGGATTTGAAACAGCTGTAGAGCAATCAGTTGCTGCAGTTGCTGGTGCTCACTTTGAGGCAAATAGTGCTTATAATGGAATTGGTCTTGTTAAAGTTATGGGTAGAGATTCTGGGTTTATTGCTGCTCATACCGCTTTATCTTCTAATGATGTTAATTTTTGTCTGATTCCAGAACTAGATTTTGATATTGAGGGGCCTAATGGGCTTCTTGAACATCTTGAAAGACGACTTTTGGCAAAAGAGAATTTGGATGAGATGCCCCATGCAGTAATATTAATAGCAGAGGGCGCAGGACAAAAGTATTTTGATCCTAGTAGTCGTAAAAAAGACGATTCTGGTAACTTGCTTTATGAAGATATTGGACTTTATATTAAAGATAAGATTAATACGTATTTTAAGTCCAAAAATATTTCAATTAATCTTAAGTATATTGATCCTAGTTATCTTGTGAGAAGTTCTCCAGCTAATGCTAGTGATTCTCTTTATTGTGCTCGTCTTGGTTCCAATGCTGTTCATGCTGCTATGGCAGGTAAGACAAAATTATTAATTAGCTTGTGGAGTACAAAATTTGTACATATTCCAATAAAAATGGCAGTAATTGCCAGAAATAAAGTCAATATAAATGGTTCTTTCTGGAGGGATGTTCTTGCAAGTACCGGTCAGCCATTTAGTATGAAGAACGAGAAATAA